In the genome of Streptomyces lydicus, the window TGCAGCACTGGCGGACCGACTTCCTCGGGCCCGTGGTCGAGTCTCTGCGCACTGAGGGGACGGCTGCGCTCGCACGGGGTGAGTCCTGGGGCAAGGCAGCCGGGCCGTTCCTGGCCTGCGCTTCCCCAGTCAACTGAGCGCCGTCCGCCTCGTCGGGAACCTCGAAGAGGTCGAGGTCCGGCTGCCTGAGCTCAGCTCGGCAAGTTGATCCCCCGACAAGCGAGGTCGGGCGGCAGGGCCTGTGAAGCCTAGGTGTATTGCCCTGTGAGGTTGGGGACGCGGCTGGCGGGTGGCTGGCCCTTGAGGGCGGTGTGTCCGCGGTGGTGATTGTAGGTGTGAAGCCACTGTGGGAACGCTTGTCGGCGTTCGGTCTCTGAGCGGTAGGAGCGGGCGGTGGCCCATTCGTCGAGCATGGTCCGGTTGAGGCGTTCGACTTTGCCGTTCGTCTGCGGTCGGTAGGGCCGGGTTCGCTTGTGGGTGATGCCGGCCGCCGTGAGGGCGCGGCGCCAGTCGCGTGAGCGGTAGCAGGCGCCGTTGTCGGTCAGGACGCGTTCGACGGTGATCCCGCAGGCGGTGAAGAACGCCTGGGCGCGGGCCCAGAAGCCTGTGGCGGTCTCCTTCTTCTCATCTGTGTGGATCTCGCTGTAGGCGAGGCGGGAGTGGTCGTCGACGGCGGTGTGGATGTAGCTGTAGCCGGCGCCGGAGCGGGTCTTGCGGCCTGCTTGGCGGCCGAGGGTTTTGTGGCCGCCGCCGTCGGGGATGTTGCCGAGCTTCTTGATGTCCACGTGGACGAGTTCGCCTGGCCGGTCGCGTTCGTAGCGGCGTATGACGCGGCCGGTGACCCGGTCCAGGTGGGCCAGGCGGGCCAGGCCGAAGCGGGTCAGTACGCGGTGCACGGTCGAGGGCACCAGGCGTAGCAGGTGTGCGATGCGGGCCGGGCCCCACCGGCGCAGAAGCCGGACCTTGATGATGCGCCGTTCGGTGCGGTTCGGGGTGCGGCGCGGGCTCGTGTGCGGGCGGCTTGACCGGTCTGCCATGCCCGCCTCCCCGAACAGCCGGTAGCGCTTAGCCCATCGCTGAGCTGTTGTGGGCGAGACCTGGAAGCGTTCAGCGGCCCGACGCAGTGGCCAGCCGTCCTTGACCACGCAACGGGCCAGACGCAGCCGACCGGTCTCTGTCAGAGGTGCATTACGGTGAGGCACGAGGGCCTTTCTGGTCGCCGGTGCAGATGTCGCAATCCACACCAGGCCAGAAGGCCCTCACCCATTTCAAGATCACTCAGCCGAGACCTGCGTCACCAACCTCCGTGGACAGAACACCTAGGGCTCTGTCTGCATGTATTCCGCGCGACTGTCTCCGGACCGCTCTGCCTCCGCACTCTCCTCCCGCTCGCGCATCATGGCCTCATAGGCTGCTTGGACCTGCTCCCGTGGGAAGCAGAACCTGTTCAGTACCCACCAGACATCCTCGGCCGTCGGTTCCGGGGCATTGGCCAGTTGCAGTTCGATCCACTCCTCCTTGGTCATCTTCGATCCACTCCTCCTTGGTCATCGGCTTCTCCGCCTCGGGCTTCTTCGTCACGGACTCGCCTCTGTTCGATATCGCGTATCCGACCATCGTTGTCACCTCTTCGGCCGGGCCGACCTCTGCTGCCCAGCGGGGAAGCCGCCGGGGTAGACAGGGGCTTGCTCGGCTCACACACGCCACTTCTGGCGCACCTCCTGCCCGTACTACTTGCCATCCCGTGGGTGCGCCGAGGGGCCCTCCCCCTCCGCCCTCAGCACCAGGGCGAACGACGTGCACACGCGCCGAAAGCCCTTATGCCCGCTGCGTCCTGTGTGACCCATGCACTCAACGTCCACAGTCGCCCCGTCCTCCGACGGCCGCGCAGTCCACTCACAGTGGAGGCACTCCGCCTCGAAGGTCATGTCCGTGTTCGGGTGCTGTGTGATGCGGTGCTGCACGTAACGGAGGACAGCGCGGGCCATTACTCGCTCCCGTGTGCGTCGCGCAGGTGAGCCCGCAGGATCACGTTCATGTCCGACACCTTGGAGTAGTCGCCGATGGACACGGCGTTGGCCCGCTGCACCGCGAAGCCGAGACACTCTCGGCAGCCCGGGACGGGCTCCGGTCGGGCCGGCGGTAGGGACAAGGCCACCAGTTCCGGCATCGTCGCCTGTTCTCCGCGCATCTCGTACGCCTCCCCGCATCTTGTCGAGGAGGCCATCGTCAGCTGGTCCGGCGGGCCGGATCTAGTCCGTTTCCCGTTCGCGCAGGAACGCGTCCCGGATGCCCTCGACCAGGTCGCGCATAGCGTCCCCGGCAAGAGACACGGAGGTGAAGCGGTCGAACTTCTCGACGTACAGGGAGACATCCCGTGGGTCAGTCACAACCATCTCGGCGTGCGTCGTCTCGACCGTCACCACGCGGTCGTCCCGGATGACGAAGGAGTGGTCGGGAACGTCGCGCTGAGGCGCGTCGAGGGCGACTACTCGCACCTCCACGTTCGGCAGACGGGACACCGACACGATGCGGTCCAGCTGGCCCGCCATCATCGCGGCCGGGAGGAGACGCCACCGCAGGACGGATTCGGTCACCACGAAGCGCAGCGCCTTGCTGGTGTCGTACAGGACGCGTTGCCGCTCGATCCGGGCGGAGACCGTACGGAAGAGCTGTTCGTCCGTGAGGCCCTTCGGCTTCAGCACTGCCCGAATGTACTCAGGCGTCTGGAGCAGGCCGGGAACGAGGGACGGCTGGAAGAGGCGCAAGAGCGTCATCGAGGACTCAAGTGCCCTGATCTGCTCCTGCTTCTTGTGGTAGCCCATGCGCCGGAAGAGGCGCCACGCGGTTGCCTCTGTGGCCTGTGCGCGGGCTACGGCAAGGTACTCGGCCTTGATCTCCGGGGACACGTCCAAGGCCGTGAGGATACGTTCCACGTCCGCCGTCGCCGGGGCTACAAGGCCGTTCTCGATCTTCGACAGCTTGGCAGTCGACATGACGGAGCTGCGGGCAACGGCCTTGGCCTCCTTGCCGGATGCCCGCCGAAGCGCCCGCAGCGCGGCGCCCAGTTCTGCCTGATTCACGCTGCTCCGTGCTTCTCCCACCACTCGGTGAAGGGCACCGACATGGCCAGGGCGACGCTTCGATAAGTGGCGTGCTCGAACTCCTTGCCCGTGGGCAACGCACTCTCCGCCGGGATGAAGGTCGGACCAATGAACGCGCCGTTCTCGTCGTAGTTGAGAACGACCGGCTCACGGCCGTCGAAGAGCCAGAAGTCGGGCGCACCCTCCAGCGGGTTCGGGCGGTCGGTCGTGTCGAGGATGTGGAACTCCTCGCCCGCAGTCATGTTCGTCAGGTAGCCCCAGCCCAGCTCGTAGCGGAGGTACGGCGTGAGCGGGCGGGACAGGACGTGGACACGCACCATGCGCTTCCCGCTCTCCGTCGCCTTGCTCACAGTCTCCAACCAGCCCGCATTGTAGTCCGCGGGCTTGGGCTCCCCGCGAGGAAGGAGCGGAAGGCGGCGGGGTTTCCAGCCGGAACGCCTCCTCCTGGAAAGTGGAGAAGCGGGCGGCCAGGTCGTTAGATGCGCTGATCACGGATTGCCTTCCGAATGAGGTCCATCGGGATTTCCACCAGGGCTTCACCCTCCGGCAGGTCGAGGCCGTGTCCGGTCGGCACGCCCCCTTGCACGATCAGGGTTCCCCTGTCGGTCGCATACAGGGTGGGACAGTCCCCGTTCTCACAGGTCGTGGCCAGCTTCGTCAGCCTCATACGGTGCCCCCTCGTTCCCGTGCTCCGGTGTCCCGTTCATCGTTCCCAGTCGACGGACCGTGTCACAAGGGCTTCGGGTTTCCGGAACGGGAAACCGCTCCCCGCCGGGCCGCTCCCATAGGCTGCCCCTCGCTCCCCGCTGGAGCCCCAGGTCAGGGCTTCCGCGAGCCGCCGCGAGGGTCAGCACCAAGTCAGCACGCTCCCAGGAAAAGCCCGGAATCAGCCGGAGAAAACAGGAAGGGGCCAGACCCGAAGATCTGACCCCTGACCTGGGTTTTCTTGCTCTGACCAGCCATTTCAGCCGATCAAGGAATCAGCCCCTACACGTTGAACCGGAACTCCACCACATCCCCGTCCTGCATCACATACTCCTTGCCCTCCATGCGGGCCTTGCCCGCGGCGCGGGCTTCGGCGACCGAGCCGGTTTCGACGAGGTCGGCGAAGGAGATGATCTCGGCCTTGATGAAGCCCTTCTGGAAGTCGGTGTGGATGACTCCGGCGGCCTCGGGGGCGGTGGCGCCCTTCTTGATGGTCCAGGCGCGGGTTTCCTTGGGGCCGGCCGTCAGGTAGGTCTGCAGGCCGAGGGTGTTGAAGCCGACGTGGGCGAGGGTGGCCAGGCCCGGCTCTTCCTGGCCGACGGACTGGAGGAGTTCCAGGGCCTCGTCCTCGTCCAGCTCGGCGAGGTCGGCCTCCAGCTTGGCGTTCAGGAAGATCGCCTCGGCGGGGGCCACCAGGGCGCGCTGCTCGTTCTTGAAGTCCTCGTCGGTCAGCTCGTCCTCGTCGACGTTGAAGACGTAGAGGAAGGGCTTGGTGGTGAGGAGGTGGAGGTCGTGCAGGAGTTCCTCGTTGCCGGAGCCCTGGACGATTCCGGCAGAGAACAGCGTGTCGCCCTTCTCCAGGATGGCCTTGGCCTCCTCCACTGCCTTGACCTTGGGAGCCACGTCCTTCTTGATGCGCGACTCCTTCTGGAGGCGCGGCAGGACCTTCTCGATGGTCTGGAGGTCGGCGAGGATCAGCTCGGTGTTGATGGTCTCGATGTCGTCCTTGGGTGAGACCTTGCCGTCGACGTGGACGACGTTCTCGTCCTTGAAGGCGCGGATGACCTGGCAGATCGCATCGGACTCGCGGATGTTCGCGAGGAACTTGTTGCCCAGGCCCTCGCCCTCGGAGGCGCCGCGGACGATGCCCGCGATGTCCACGAAGTCGACGGTGGCGGGGAGGATCTTCTGGGAGGCGAAGATCTCGGCCAGCTTGGCCAGCCGCGGGTCGGGGACACCGACCACGCCGACGTTCGGCTCGATGGTGGCGAACGGGTAGTTGGCCGCCAGCACGTCGTTCTTGGTCAGGGCGTTGAACATGGTCGACTTGCCGACATTCGGCAGACCGACGATTCCGATCGTGAGCGACACGTGGCGACTCGACTTCCGAGCGAGGTGGTGGGGTGGGCACGGCCCACGGAGGGCCGATCCACCAGTCTACGGGGCGGCCGGGCCGGGCCACCGCCACCGGGGCGGGACCACGGCCGGGACCGGGGCCAAGCCACCGCCGCCGGGACCGGGACCGGGGCCAAGCCACCGCCACCGCCGCCGGGACCGGGAACAAGCCCCCAACCACCGGGACCGGCCGCGCCCCGCCCCGGCCCCCGCGCGGCCCGCCCCGGAACGATTCAGTCCGAACCTCGGCCCAATGCGCGTGTCCCGTAACCGGTTAATCCCACTTAGCGGCCTACCGTTGACGAGTGGAGCAACACGAAGCGCGCACCCCCCAGCACAGCCCGCCGCGGTCCGCAGGTCCGCCCGCGGGCCAGGACGCCCGGCTCCCGCGCCCCGCGGAGGCCGTGGCCCCCGACCCCGACGACGACTTCCTCACCGCGATGCGGGCCTCCGGGTTCGCGGCCGTACCGGCGTCCGCACCCGCGGGCGCGCGGTCCGCGGCGCGTGGTCCCGCACCGGCCGGTCCCCTCCGAGCGCCCGCCCAAGTGCCCGGGACGGCGGCACCGGGACGCGCCCCGGCCCCACCGGAGGGCGTGGAGTCCGCGACCGTCTACCGGGCGCGCCCGCAGCGCCCCCTGCCCACCCCGCCCCCCGCCCTGCGCCGCCGGATGCCGGCCGCCAAGCTCACCGGGCTCGGCTGCTGGCTGCTGGCGACGCTGGCGCTGCTGGCCTTCGCCTTCCTGGACCGGCTGCTGCTCGGCGGCGCACCGGCCCCGTACGGCGTCTGCTACCTGCTGGTCGGGATCGGCGCGGCGCTCTGGGTCAGGCCGTTCGATCTGGTCATCGCGCCGGTTACGCTGCCGATCGCGTTCACGCTCGGTGCGCTGCCGCTGCAGCGCGGCGCGGGCGGGTTCGACGGGCTGCTGATGGGCGTCTTCACCGTCCTCGCGCTGAACGCCGGCTGGCTCTACGCCGGCACGCTGATCAGCGCGCTGCTCGCGATCGTCCGCCGGCTGCTGATCATTGCCCGGCGTCGGGCCAGCCGACCGGCGAGTCGACCGCAGAGCGCACCGCGCGGTCCGCAGGACCGGCCGTCGGGGCGGACGCCCGGGAAGGAGCGGCCGCGGCCGGGGAACCGTCCGCGGCAGGTGGCTCGCCAGCCCGAGCGGCGCAGGCAGCCATCGCGGCCCCCACAATCCCCGCATTGTTCTGAAGCTGAGCCGGCACGATCTCCGCGCTGACGCCCTCGATCAGCGGCAGGAACTTCTCCGCCTTGCGGCTCACCCCGCCACCGATCACGAACAGCTCGGGTGAGAACAGCATCTCCACATGGGCGAGGTACTTCTGCACCCGGTGCGCCCAGTGCTGCCAGCTCAGCGCCTCGTCCTCCTTGGCCTTGGTGGAGGCCCGCTTCTCGGCGTCATGGCCGTGCAGCTCCAGGTGGCCGAGCTCGGAGTTGGGCACCAGGCGGCCGTCGGTGAAGAGGGCGCTGCCGATGCCCGTGCCGAGGGTGAGCACGATGACCGTGCCGGTGCGGCCGCGGCCGGCGCCGAAGCGCATCTCGGCCAGGCCGGCCGCGTCGGCGTCGTTGAGCACCGTGACGGGGCTGCCGCCGGCCTCGCCGCCGAGCCGCGTGGTGAGCAGCCCGGCCGCGTCGAGCCCGATCCAGCCCTTGTCGACATTGGCGGCGGTACGGGTCGTCCCGTCGGTGACCACACCGGGGAAGGTCGCGCCGACCGGGCCCGTCCACCCGAAGTGGTCCACGACCTCCTTGACGCCGTCCGCGACCGCATCCGGGGTGGCCGGATGCGGGGTCAGCACCTTGTGGCGCTCCTCCGCGAGCTCGCCGCGCTCCAGATCCACCGGGGCACCCTTGATGCCCGATCCGCCGATGTCCACACCGAAGACCTTCATGAGGAAAAGGCTAGGCGTCGGCGGGGCGGCCCGCCCCCGGGATGCACCGACCGGTGGCCGGGGCGGCGCGGCGAACGCGGCGGGCTCAGTCCTCGGTCGCCGCCTCGGCCTCGGCGCGCAGGTCCCGGCGGAGTTCCTTGGGCAGCGAGAAGTGGATGGACTCCTCGGCGGCCGTGATGGTCTCCACGTCCTCGTAGCCGCGCTGGGCGAGCCAGTCCAGGACGCCGTGGACGAGGACGTCGGGGACGGAGGCGCCGGAGGTGACACCGACCGTGCCGACGCCCTCCAGCCAGGCCTCGTCGATCTCCTCGGCGTAGTCGACCAGATGGGCGTCGCGGGCGCCCGCGCCCAGCGCCACCTCGACCAGGCGCACGGAGTTCGAGGAGTTCTTGGAGCCGACGACGATGACGAGATCGGCCTGGGCGCCCATCTGCTTCACCGCGATCTGGCGGTTCTGGGTGGCGTAGCAGATGTCGTCGCTGGGCGGCGAGAGGAGGTTGGGGTAGCGGCCCTTGAGGGCGTCCACCGTCTCCATGGTCTCGTCGACCGAGAGCGTGGTCTGGGAGAGCCAGACGACCTTCTCCGGGTCGCGGACCTCGACATTGGCGACGTCCTCGGGGCCGTCGACCAGCGTGATGTGCTCGGGGGCCTCACCGCTGGTGCCGATGACCTCTTCGTGGCCCTCGTGGCCGATCAGGAGGATGTCGTAGTCCTCCTTGGCATAGCGGACGGCTTCCTTGTGGACCTTGGTGACCAGGGGGCAGGTGGCGTCGATGGTGGCGAGCTTGCCGCGCTTGGCCTCTTCGTGGACGACGGGCGCCACGCCGTGCGCGGAGAAGATGACGATGTTGCCCTCGGGCACCTCTTCCGTCTCGTCGACGAAGATGGCGCCCTTCTTCTCCAGGGTCTTCACGACGTACTTGTTGTGGACGATCTCGTGGCGTACGTAAACGGGGGCGCCGTACTGCTCGATGGCCTTCTCCACCGCGATCACGGCGCGGTCCACGCCCGCACAGTAGCCACGGGGGGCGGCGAGCAGGACCTTGCGCCGGTCGCTGCGGCGCGAAGCGTCTTCGCCCGGGGTGGTGGCGGGCATCGGGCTGGGCGAGGAAGTCATGCGTCCCATCGTAAAGGCGTGGCCCCGCTCCGGATCATCGCGCTGTTGTCCGAGACTGGGCGGCACGGAGCGAGGAGGCAGGATGCCGGGCACGAGCGGCGGCACGGGCGGCCCGGGGGCTGGCGGCGGGGAGCCCGGCGGCGGAGCGGGCACCGCGGCCGGCGGGGGCGGGGGCTCCGGCGCCCTCGGTGCGCTGCGGCGGACGCTGACCTTCCGGGATCTGGTCGTCTACGGGCTGCTGTTCATCGCCCCGATGGCGCCGGTCGGGATCTTCGGCACGCTGCAGGCCGCCTCGCACGGTGCGGTCACCACCGTCTACCTGGTCGCGACGGTCGCGATGGCGTTCACCGCGTACTCGTACGCCCAGATGGTACGGGTCGCCCCGCAGGCCGGTTCGGTCTATACGTACGCCCGGGTGGGGCTGGGCGAGGGTGCGGGGTTCGTCGCCGGGTGGATGGCGATGCTGGACTATCTGCTGATTCCGGCGGTGGCGTATCTGTTCTCCGGGAACGCGCTGTATGCGCTGGTGCCGTCCGTGCACCCGTGGGTGTGGACGGCGCTGGCGGTGGCCGTGACCACACTGCTGAATCTGTGGGGCGTGCGGACGGCGGCCCGGGTGGGGTTCGCGGTGCTGGCGATGGAGATCGTGGTGCTCGCGGTGTTCGTGGTGTCGGCGGTCGCCGAGCTGATCGCGCACGGGGCTGCGCGGGGCTGGGCCGAGCCGCTGACCGGCGAGGGCGGGTTCTCGGTGCGGGCGGTGCTGGCCGCGGTGTCGGTGGCGGTGCTGTCGTATCTGGGGTTCGACGCGATCGCGTCGTTCGCGGAGGAGGCCGGGGGGCGGGCGGCGCCTGGGGGGACGGGTGGGGGCCGGGTGGCTTCCAGGACTGCTGGGGCCGGGGTGGCGGGCGGGCCGGACGGGGCCGGGGTGGCGGGCGGGGTGGCCGCCGGGCCTGACGGGGTGGCCGAGGGGCCGGACCAGGTGGCCGACGGGCCGGACGGGGCCATGGTGGCCGAGCGCCCGGACCGGGTGGCCGGCGGCCCGGACCGGGTGGCGCGGGCGGTGCTGGCCTGTCTGGCGGTGGCCGGTGTGCTGTTCGCGGTGCAGACGTACCTGGCGGCGCTGCTGATGCCGATGAGCGCGGCGGAGCTGGCGGCCCGGCCGGGCGAGCAGGGCGGCGCCTTCTACGCCACGGTCGACGCGTCGGTGGGCGGTTGGCTGCACGATCTGGTGGCGGTGAGCAAGGCCATCGGCGCGGCGTTCGCGGCGCTGGCGGGGCAGGCGGCGGCCGGCCGGCTGCTGTTCGCGATGGCCAGGGACCGGCGGCTGCCCGGGGCGATGTCGAAGGTGGACGCGGGCAGCGGGGTGCCGCGCAGGGCGCTGCTGGGCGCGGCGCTGGTGTCGCTGGTGGCGGCGGTGTGGGCGGCCCGCAGGGACGACGGGCTCGACCAGCTGTCGTCGGTCGTGAACATGGGGGCGCTGACCGCGTTCGGGCTGCTGCACGCGTCGGTGACCGGCTGGTTCTGGATCCGCCGGGCGGACGGGACACCGAGCGTGCTGCGGCATCTGGTGGTGCCGTTGCTGGGGCTGGCGGTGGTGGTCGCGGTGATCGCCGAGGCCTCGGCCGCCGCGCGGGCCGTGGGCGGAGCCTGGCTGGTGGTGGGGCTGGTGGTGCTGGCGGTGCGGTACCGGGAGTGGGTGCGCGGGGGCGGGGTGCGCGGGTGAGGGGGTAAGAGGTTGGAGCGGAGGCGGCGTGCGGGCCGGGATCGGGCGTGGGTAAGGGCCGGGCGCGGGCCCCGTACGGCCAGGCAGGCTACGGGCCGACGGGTGCGGACGGGCCCCTCCGGTGCGCGCGGTCCCGTAACCGGAGGGACCCGCCCGCCGGGGCACGCACCACGCGAGCGCGCCGCCACTGTCAGTGCCCGCCGCTAGTCTCGCTCGTATGGCTGTTTCTACGTCCCCGGAAACGCCGATCCCGGTCGGCGAGGTGTCCCGGCTCATCGGCGGTTGGATCGACCGGCTCGGCGCGGTGTGGGTCGAGGGGCAGATCACCCAGCTCTCGCGGCGGCCCGGCGCAGGGGTGGTCTTTCTGACGCTGCGCGACCCGTCGTACGACATCTCGGTGAGCGTGACGTGCTACCGCCAGGTCTTCGACAAGGTCGCCGACGTGGTCAGCGAGGGCGCCCGGGTGGTGGTGCATGCCAAGCCCGAGTGGTACGCCCCGCGTGGCCAGCTGTCGCTGCGGGCCGCCGAGATCAAGCCGGTCGGGGTCGGTGAACTCCTCGCCCGGCTGGAGCAGTTGAAGAAGTCGCTGGCGGCGGAGGGGCTGTTCGCCGCGGCCCGCAAGAAGCCGCTGCCGTTCCTGCCGCAGCTGATCGGGCTGGTCTGCGGCCGGGCGAGCGCCGCCGAGCGGGACGTCCTGGAGAACGCCCGGCACCGCTGGCCGGCCGTCCGTTTCGCGGTGCGCAATGTGCCGGTCCAGGGGGTGCATGCGGTCCCGCAGGTGGTCGCGGCGGTCCAGGAGCTGGACGCGCTGCCCGAGGTGGACGTGATCATCGTGGCGCGGGGCGGCGGCAGCGTGGAGGACCTGCTGCCGTTCTCCGACGAACAGCTCGTCCGGGCCGTGAGCGCGGCCGTAACCCCTGTCGTCTCCGCGATCGGGCACGAGCCGGACACCCCGCTGCTGGACCTGGTCGCCGATCTGCGTGCCTCGACGCCGACGGACGCGGCGAAGAAGGTGGTCCCGGACGTCGGCGAGGAGCTGGCCCGGGTCCAGCAGCTGCGGGAGCGGGCGCTGCGCGCCGTCGACGGCTTTCTGCAGCGGGAGGAGCGGGGGCTCGCGGCGGCGCTGCAGCGGCCCTGCATACAGCGGCCGCAGCGGATGGTCGAGGACCGCGAGGAGCAGGTCACGGCGCTGCTGGAGCGCGGCCGGCGGACCCTGGGGCATCTGCTGGACCGCGCCGACTCGGAGCTGACGCACACCCTGGCCCGGGTGGTCGCGCTCTCCCCCAAGGCGACGCTGGAGCGCGGCTATGCGGTGCTCCAGAAGCCGGACGGCACGGCGGTGCGCTCAGCAGGCGAGGTCGGCGCGGACGAGGCGTTGCGGGCCCGGGTGGCCGAGGGCGAGTTCAGGGTGCGGGTGGACGGCGTCCCGGGCGCGGTCACACCCCCCGAATAGTGCGAAGACAGACTCTTAGGGTGGGAGACATGGCGAAGGCGAAGACGGATGGCGCGGCGGACGCGGAGCAGGGTGCGGCGGTCGGCGCGGCGACCCCCGTGGAGTCGGCGGACCCGGTGAAGTCGGTGGACTCCACGCTGGGCTACGAGCAGGCGCGGGACGAGCTGATCGAGGTCGTCCGCAGCCTGGAGGCGGGCGGCACGACCCTGGAGGAGTCGCTCGCGCTGTGGGAGCGCGGCGAGGCGCTGGCGAAGGTCTGCCGGCGCTGGCTGGACGGCGCGCGGGCGCGGCTGGACGCGGCGCTGGCGGAGTCCCCGGACGGGCCGGAGGCGGAGCGCGCGTAGCGGTGGTGTGCACGTAGCGGGGAGCGCGCCAGGGGGCGGCCCCGGCCCGTCCGGCGACTCCCCCTCCCGTCACAAAGACCGCTACGGCACGGCAAATCCCTGTGAACCGCCTCACAGCACCACCGTTTTAGTTGAAACTTAATCTATCTGCGCTACAGTAGTTTTCCGTAAGACCCCTGTAGTGCATGCATGATCACTAATGTCTGCAGTGCCACAGAACCTGACCACAGCTCACTCACCGAGGTGCCTTTATGTCTCTCGCCCTTGACGCCGCCGCTCAGGACCTCCTGTTCCGGGAGGCCCAGACCGCCAACACGTTCACGGACGAGCCGGTGACGGACGAGCAGGTCCAGGCCATCTACGACCTGGTGAAGTTCGGCCCGACCGCTTTCAACCAGTCGCCGCTGCGGATAACCCTGGTCCGTTCCCAGGAGGCCCGTGAGCGCCTGGTCAACCACGCCATGGGCGCCAACGGCCCGAAGACCCTCAGCGCGCCGCTGACCGCGATCCTCTCCGTGGACCTGGACTTCCACGAGAAGCTGCCGCAGCTCTTCCCGCACGCCCCGGGCATCAAGGACACCTTCTTCTCCGAGGCCGCGCGCCGCGAGGTGGCCGGCACCCAGAACGCCACCCTCCAGGCCGGTTACTTCATCGTCGGCGTCCGCGCCGCCGGCCTGGCCGCCGGCCCGATGACCGGCTTCGACTTCACCGGCGTCGACAAGGAGTTCTTCGGCGACGGCAAGCAGAAGTCGTTCCTCATCATCAACATCGGCAAGCCGGGCGCCGAGGCGTTCTTCCCGCGCTCCCCGCGGCTGACCTTCGACGAGGCCGTCGCCACCGTCTGAGCGGGCGCCGGGGCTCCCAGCCCACGCATGAGGCCGCCGCACCCCTCCCGGGTGCGGCGGCCTCCTCGTTCTCCTGCTCGGCATCCGCGCCGCTCAGCCCTTCTTCGCCACCAGCGCGGCGGCCAGATCGGCGAGCCGCCCGTACGGCGCGGTGCCGGTGACGACCGTGGTCACCCCGGGCTCCTCGCGGACCAGCGCGTTGTACTTGTCGCCCTTGTAGCGGTCCCACTTCTTGCTGCCGACGGCCTGCTTGCCCTCGGCCTTGGTCGCGCCGAGCGTGACCTCCTGTATGAACTTCCGCGGCTGGGCGTCGCTCTGCTCGACGGACGCGTACTCCTGCTCCGGGTCGAGCATGCCCAGGTGCCAGGCACCGCCCTTGCCGTCCTCGCTCGCCTTGTACGAGACGGAGGTGGCACGCCAGGTCTTGGGCAGCCCCTCGGGCGCGGCGACCGGGTAGGGCGCCGCCCGCCGGGCCGTGATCAGTTCGACGCGGTAGTCGACCTTCTTGACCGCGTTCCGCGCCGCGTCCGCGCTCTCGTCGTGCGGGATGAAGAGATAGATCGCCCCGACGAGGATGCCGATCACCGCCAGTGACAGGACCATGTCCCGCACCGTTTGCCTGCCTCGCATACCTGCCACGCCCCTATGGTCCCCCATCCCCGCCGCGGCTCCGACAGGCCCCCCGGCAAAGCCCGTCACCTGTGCAAACACCCACGTGACCGGCTCCCCCACCGCTGCTCATGCGTAGGGCCCTCTGCTCATTTTGGCGGCCTGGAGATACTGTGAACCTCCGGGGGAAACCCCCGCACCCCCGCACAGTCACCCTCATTCCTTCACGGCCGACGCCGTTCAGAAAGGTGCGCTCGATGAGCGAGCATCATCTCCCGTCCCAACTCGAGGTCAGCCCCGAGGCGCCGGACCGCAACCTCGCCCTGGAACTCGTCCGGGTCACCGAGGCCGGCGCCATGGCGTCGGGCCGCTGGGTGGGGCGGGGTGACAAGAACGGCGCGGACGGCGCGGCGGTCAAGGCCATGCGCGCCCTGATCCACACCGTCTCGATGAACGGCGTCGTGGTCATCGGGGAGGGCGAGAAGGACAACGCCCCGATGCTCTACAACGGCGAGCGCGTGGGTGACGGCACCGGCGCGGAGTGCGACGTGGCCGTGGACCCGGTGGACGGGACGACGCTGACCGCCAAGGGCATGGCGAACGCGGTGTCCGTGATGGCGGTGGCCGAGCGGGGCTCGATGTTCGACCCGTCCGC includes:
- a CDS encoding APC family permease: MPGTSGGTGGPGAGGGEPGGGAGTAAGGGGGSGALGALRRTLTFRDLVVYGLLFIAPMAPVGIFGTLQAASHGAVTTVYLVATVAMAFTAYSYAQMVRVAPQAGSVYTYARVGLGEGAGFVAGWMAMLDYLLIPAVAYLFSGNALYALVPSVHPWVWTALAVAVTTLLNLWGVRTAARVGFAVLAMEIVVLAVFVVSAVAELIAHGAARGWAEPLTGEGGFSVRAVLAAVSVAVLSYLGFDAIASFAEEAGGRAAPGGTGGGRVASRTAGAGVAGGPDGAGVAGGVAAGPDGVAEGPDQVADGPDGAMVAERPDRVAGGPDRVARAVLACLAVAGVLFAVQTYLAALLMPMSAAELAARPGEQGGAFYATVDASVGGWLHDLVAVSKAIGAAFAALAGQAAAGRLLFAMARDRRLPGAMSKVDAGSGVPRRALLGAALVSLVAAVWAARRDDGLDQLSSVVNMGALTAFGLLHASVTGWFWIRRADGTPSVLRHLVVPLLGLAVVVAVIAEASAAARAVGGAWLVVGLVVLAVRYREWVRGGGVRG
- the xseA gene encoding exodeoxyribonuclease VII large subunit, translating into MAVSTSPETPIPVGEVSRLIGGWIDRLGAVWVEGQITQLSRRPGAGVVFLTLRDPSYDISVSVTCYRQVFDKVADVVSEGARVVVHAKPEWYAPRGQLSLRAAEIKPVGVGELLARLEQLKKSLAAEGLFAAARKKPLPFLPQLIGLVCGRASAAERDVLENARHRWPAVRFAVRNVPVQGVHAVPQVVAAVQELDALPEVDVIIVARGGGSVEDLLPFSDEQLVRAVSAAVTPVVSAIGHEPDTPLLDLVADLRASTPTDAAKKVVPDVGEELARVQQLRERALRAVDGFLQREERGLAAALQRPCIQRPQRMVEDREEQVTALLERGRRTLGHLLDRADSELTHTLARVVALSPKATLERGYAVLQKPDGTAVRSAGEVGADEALRARVAEGEFRVRVDGVPGAVTPPE
- a CDS encoding exodeoxyribonuclease VII small subunit, whose translation is MAKAKTDGAADAEQGAAVGAATPVESADPVKSVDSTLGYEQARDELIEVVRSLEAGGTTLEESLALWERGEALAKVCRRWLDGARARLDAALAESPDGPEAERA
- a CDS encoding malonic semialdehyde reductase, encoding MSLALDAAAQDLLFREAQTANTFTDEPVTDEQVQAIYDLVKFGPTAFNQSPLRITLVRSQEARERLVNHAMGANGPKTLSAPLTAILSVDLDFHEKLPQLFPHAPGIKDTFFSEAARREVAGTQNATLQAGYFIVGVRAAGLAAGPMTGFDFTGVDKEFFGDGKQKSFLIINIGKPGAEAFFPRSPRLTFDEAVATV
- a CDS encoding DUF4245 domain-containing protein — encoded protein: MRGRQTVRDMVLSLAVIGILVGAIYLFIPHDESADAARNAVKKVDYRVELITARRAAPYPVAAPEGLPKTWRATSVSYKASEDGKGGAWHLGMLDPEQEYASVEQSDAQPRKFIQEVTLGATKAEGKQAVGSKKWDRYKGDKYNALVREEPGVTTVVTGTAPYGRLADLAAALVAKKG